ACTGTGGCTAACTAACAATCAACAGGGTACCACATTCTCAGGTGTTGCTTTTGCTTTCGCGACCAACAACGAAGCCAAGGAAGATATCATTACTGAGTGGCCAGGTGCTGGTTCTTACACCAAGCAAAAGGTATGTCAGCGTGGATCAAGATACGAAGCCAGCAAGCTAACAACTGTCTTCGACAGATTCCAACAGTGCTTTATTACGATCAATACCAGAAAGTGGTAGGATGGGGACCCGATATTGCCGATGCCCTTGCTCCTACCGGCTATCCCAAGCCTGGTGTACAAAAGGTCGAATGGTTCAAGCTGCAGCTGATGTTGAGCGGCAACACATACATTGACCCTATCAAccttcctcctctgcctccAGGAAAGTCAGAAATCGATGTCGCCGCCGATTACCTTTTTAAGCTTCGACAGGCTATGCGGTCAGCTCTGCAAAAGGCGTTGGGTGAAGTCTTTAACCGAGAAGAACGCAACATCCGATATTATCTGACCGTCCCTGCTATTTGGAACGATGCTGGAAAGGCCGCCACTCGAGCTGCTGCCATCCAGGCCGGTTTCCTTCGCGATGAGAACGACAACCGTCTGACTCTCGTTTCAGAACCCGAGGCTGCCGCTTTGTTCTGTTCCAAGACCGGTCTTCTGGACCTCAAGGTCCACGACGCTGTCCTGATTGTGGATTGTGGTGGTGGTACCGTTGATTTGATTGCTtatgaggttgaggaggagaaccCTTTCACTGTTGCCGAGTGCACGGCTGGTTCTGGTGACTCTTGTGGTTCAACAGCCCTGAACCGTAATTTCAGCAACATTCTCCGCACCAAGATTCGAAAGATGAAGCTTCCCGATGGCTCCAAGACCGCTGGCCGAGTCTACGCCAAGTGTATCATGGACTTCGAGAACCGAATCAAGGCTGATTTCCGAAACAACGGTCAGAAGTGGGCTGTCGATGTTGGTATCGAGGCTGAGTTCCCTGAGGCTGGTATTGAGGAGGGTTACATGACCTTCACCAACGAGGAGATCCTTCAGTGTTTCGAGCCCGTTGTCAACCGTATCCTGGAGCTCGTGAGAAACCAGATCATTGCCATCCAGGCCCAGAACCGCACTCTCCAGAACATCCTGGTTGTCGGTGGTTTCGGTGCCTCCGAATACCTTTTCCAACAGATCAAGCTCCATGTCCCTCCCCAGTTCCAGTCCAAGGTTGTCCGGCCCATGGATTCCGTGGCTGCCATTGTCAAGGGTGCTGTTACTGCTGGTATCACAGAGCGAATTGTTACTCATCGTGTTGCTCGACGACATTACCTCATGGCGACTCTTCAGCCCTTTAAGGAAGGCTATCACCCCGAGGCTTATCGTGTGCCGTCTCTCGATGGAAAGGACCGCTGCAAGTTCACCCGCCAGATCTTCGTCCAGAAGGGTCAGAAGGTCAAGAACGGCGAACCCGTCAAGGTCTCTTTCTTCCGACAAGTCGCTCCAGGTGCCACTCTCATGTACGAGGATGTGCTATATGCctgtgacgatgatgtcTGCCCTGAATACACTAAGGATCCCCGTAAGTTGAACATTCATTCTGAGCTTCCACAACATATGACTGACATATCCCAGGTATCAAGGAAGTTGTTACTCTTACCTCGGATCTTTCTCGCAAGAACTTGGAGAAGGACTTTGAGCGAATGGATACCCCTCAAGGCACATTTTACCGCGTTTACTTCGATATTTACCTAACCCTTGACGGTTCGGAATTCAGCGCCGAACTTGTCTGTCAAGGCGAAGTCATGGGCCGCTGCCGCTCTCGCTTCAGGTAAACAAGCTCAAAACAGAGGAGGAAGCGAAAGTCGATAAGTTTAAGGTTCACTTTGAAACCCCATGATACCTAGGAAGACACAGACCCGAGATGACGCCAAGTCAGCGCGCAAATGGGATTATTTTTATAGCTGCCTCAAGGGCACGCGAAGAGGACGTGCGACATGTCGAGCGAAAGATGTTGGATTTAGTATTGAGAAGTTAAACGGACGGGGCATGGTGAAAAGACCAACGTGTCTGACTGAGCCTGGTGCTACGTTTTGGGATAAAGAGGGGAAGAGTTACATGCATGAACGACATGATGATTACTCGTACATAGACAATGAATTTTCAGTTGAATGAACGCAGGCTATAGAGTCATATGAAAGCAACCAACGCACTGTCTCAAGTTTCACGCTGAAGCTGCTCACAGTTTCTGATCATAGGTTTATAAATCTCAATAGGCTACGGTCAAGCACATACGACCAAAGCTCGTAGAGAATACGGGGTCCCGTCCGCTCCCCCATCGTCAAGCTGCGAAGCGccggattagtagttgggtcggtgacgaccagcgaatccccggtgttgtatgttttttgGTGCCTTCAATTTTTGACGATATTCAGCTTTCCTATTACGGTAATTGGCTAGGTGGGGCAGAGTCTCTTACACCGCACACGTGGGATAAGGTGGTTGTTCCCGTTGCCAGGCTGAGATTGACTCACTCACAATGGCATTCTAACAAATGGAGTTAATCATATGCAGTGAACGGTTTCTCAAAGCCTATCTGCTATCTGGGTATAGTTTGATAGATGTTCACAGCACGAGGCCATCTTGAGGGGCATCGTCTCTCGTCCTGGATCGCGACTGCTCTGACGTCATATTTGACCTGCCATGTTAACCAACATCAGGAAATGGCAGGAACGCCAGCCATGGGCTTGTTCCTTCCTTGAGCAGCATGAGGTACTCTGTTGTTTTGCTCACTGAGATACCTTATCTCTTGTTTATGCTCCCCTTCACTTCTCTATTCTCCTTTCTTGTTGATTTGTGATTCTTTCCCTTGCTCCAGGCGAGTTTTCAGCTCGCCTTTATCCTCTTTTACATCCTTATTGTTACTTTCCTGGTATTTGTCTTGGGCGATAAGACACCAAGAATAGCTGTTACAACATCATCTTTCATACCCCTGGTCGTTTCAGATTCGTGCTTTGCCCTCTCATCGCCTCTCCTTCACGACAGCCTAGCCCTATCTCGTTTCCCTCGACCGGTCAATCCCTGTTCATTGGGCCAACTAttcgtccttcttctggtcATTTTCAGTTGTCACGCTTGAACCGCAGATCAATTCGACTAGGTTTATCAAGAAAAAGTTTCTGGGCATCAAGAAAACAGTCCCTTATTCGCAGCTTCACGGCCGCCTATACGTCACTGTCGACCCTGGACCCTGGCTCCAAACCAATTCTATCGTTCGTCTTATATCTGCCTCTCGACCGCAGCTTGAATAGTCCCTTCAGCGTTATGATCACGACTGGCTAGCACTTATTGTTATTTTTTGATACTTTGGATCTGAGGCAACTTCATTCGACAGGCTTATTGGATCCCAGTCTCAATTACCCACgttcaacttcttcttcttggtagGAATAAAGTTCTCGGGTCGTGAGATGGTATCCTCGTCGAGGCGTAGACGCGCGAGTAGCGTTTCTTCATTTTGTCGAGTATTGGTACCAGCTGTTGCGGTCGGTTTCCTCCTGAGCGCCGCAGGGGCGGAAGGGGCACAAGATGTCACGAAGGGTTCACACGACGATCTTCTGCATTTCCCTGGACGAATTAGATCTCCGAACCGAGGGGAACCAAAGGATCCTAACAGGACAATTCCCTTGACCATTACCAACAAATGTGACTCAACAATCTGGCCCGGCATTGCAACACAAGCCGGCAGAGGCCCGGGAACTGGAGGATTCGAGCTCGCTCAAGGAAAAAGTAGAGACCTATGGGTCTCATGGGATTGGCAAGGTCGGGTTTGGGGTCGTACGAATTGTACTGTAGATGGTGATTCGTGTTCCTGCAAAACAGGAGATTGTTTTGGGATGTTGAATTGCGAAGCCAGTGTAAGTGCTCTGTGTGGGAACAAGAGTTGTATAATACTTACCACCAACAGGGTTCCACGCCAGCAACACTCGCTGAATTCACGCTGGCTGGTGGTTTGCATGGGAAGCAGACTTTCTACGATCTCTCTTTAGTTGATGGCTACAATCTCCCGATGGGCGTCAACTACATACCCGCCAAAAACACAACATTCATCCCGCCAAACCTGACCAACTGCGCCTGCATTGCGACACCTAGTTGGATCTACGCCAGCAGCCAGACGGGAACATATTACACAAACTCATCATACCCTGTTCCACTGGAAACTCGAGTCAGCAGTGACAATGCCCGAAGCTGGTGCCCATGGAAATACCTTGCTTTTCCACCCACTAAGCCTGGGGATGGCGTCTATCCGTATCCAGACGACGACATTCAACGGCCAGAGTTCTCCCCTTGTAACAGCGCATGCGCTGCGTACGGAACCGATGAGGACTGCTGTGTAGGGAAGTACCACGACCCAGATGTCTGCAAGCCATCTGCCTACAGCAAGAGAGCCAAGATTATATGCCCTGATGCATATAGTTTTGCTTATGACGATCAGAAGTCCACGTTCATTATTCCTAATGGTGGAGGCTGGGAGGTAATCATGTGCCCCAAGGGTCGCTCAACTAACATTCTGCGACAACTTGGGGATGAAATGAACGAGCTCGCCCAATCTGGCACCCTATCGGAGGTGACACAGAAGAAGCTCAGGGACGTCAGTTATATCGTAGCTGAGAGGAGCCTCGGAAACCATGTGCTACCCATCGAAG
The window above is part of the Fusarium oxysporum f. sp. lycopersici 4287 chromosome 8, whole genome shotgun sequence genome. Proteins encoded here:
- a CDS encoding hypothetical protein (At least one base has a quality score < 10), which translates into the protein MSSMNSRFKSLGFGKRKSAASIQTSEGLTPSPTPPPGQIPQLPSQQQLNAPSIAPSSSTTSLPMNHPGPGNRPPSYTANFPPGQAPLGRTSPLAQQPNRTPPTQMVGGPPPINTGAPMGYPPGMAPMGQGPPPMGGPPGFGQQPPPPQGYPPPGPPGAPMNQQFQRPGPAAEVEGASKSKAQLIVGIDFGTTFSGVAFAFATNNEAKEDIITEWPGAGSYTKQKIPTVLYYDQYQKVVGWGPDIADALAPTGYPKPGVQKVEWFKLQLMLSGNTYIDPINLPPLPPGKSEIDVAADYLFKLRQAMRSALQKALGEVFNREERNIRYYLTVPAIWNDAGKAATRAAAIQAGFLRDENDNRLTLVSEPEAAALFCSKTGLLDLKVHDAVLIVDCGGGTVDLIAYEVEEENPFTVAECTAGSGDSCGSTALNRNFSNILRTKIRKMKLPDGSKTAGRVYAKCIMDFENRIKADFRNNGQKWAVDVGIEAEFPEAGIEEGYMTFTNEEILQCFEPVVNRILELVRNQIIAIQAQNRTLQNILVVGGFGASEYLFQQIKLHVPPQFQSKVVRPMDSVAAIVKGAVTAGITERIVTHRVARRHYLMATLQPFKEGYHPEAYRVPSLDGKDRCKFTRQIFVQKGQKVKNGEPVKVSFFRQVAPGATLMYEDVLYACDDDVCPEYTKDPRIKEVVTLTSDLSRKNLEKDFERMDTPQGTFYRVYFDIYLTLDGSEFSAELVCQGEVMGRCRSRFR